cccgccccgtccTTGCAGCGGCGGGTGCGCGGGGCGTGGGGGGAGGCGGCCCCGGTGCTGCGCGCAGCCCCAGCTCGGTGCCAGcgcctggggagggggggcggaaGTGATGAAAGAGGCAGAGCCCGGCCGGCTgcggagctgccatggggggctgggggacggGTTAACCCCTGGCACGCCGGGGGGGGGCGAGATCCGCGGGGCTCAGCTCGGCTCCTGCCTGGGAACCGGGCCCGGTGCAGCCCCTGGCCGCGGGGACCGTCCCCGGCTCCCCAACCCTGGTACACCCGggacccctccccagccccccaagccTGGtacccctcccccggccccccagcCCTGGTACACCCGggacccctccccagccccccaagccTGGTACCCCCGCCTGCCTGGGATCCCTCCCCGGCCCCATCTCCGGCTAGTCCTGACCTGGACCtccaggacccctcccccagacCTCCAGCCCTGGTACCCACCCCCCGCCCgggacccctcccccaaaccccaaccctggTACCTGGACCCTTTCCCCAGGCCCCTGAGCCCTGGTACCCGGCCCCTCCCCAGGacccctccccagtcccctcagccCCATCTCCAGCTAATCCTGACGCGGCCCCCTGggacccttcccccagccccccagccctggtaCCCAGCCCCCAGACCCTTCTCCGGCTAGTCCTGACCTGGCCCACGTGGGACCCTTCCcctggccccccaggacccttcccccagccctggtaCCCAGCCCCCAGACCCTTCTCGGGCTTGTCTTGACCCGGACCTCtgggacccctcccccagccctctctgtcCCCTTCTCTGGCCAGCCCTGACCTGGTACCCGACCCCCCTGGCCTCTTCTCTGGCTAGTCCTGACCTGGTACCCGGCCCCCCTCTGTCCCCCTGTGCTACCTGGCTTGCCTGGCTTCTTCTCTGGCCAGCTGTGACCTGGTACCCGGCCCCCTGGCCCCTTCTCTGGCTAGCTTAGGGCTAACCTGGTCCTCCCCCTCGGACCCCGTCTTGCTCCCTGGCTGCCGGCTCCTTCTCTGCCTGCGGTGCTGTTGTACCCTGTGGTCCCAGTagcacagagagacaaggtgggtgagggaggaTCTTTTAAGGAACCaggctctgtggggagaggaggtttGGAGCCTGGCCCAGCTGTTCTCCAGGCCTGGCCATGCCGGGTGAGAGCTGGAAAGCCCGTTCGTGCCCCTGCAGACCTGGGCTATCACCGCCCCCACCTGGTCACCTGGCATTCATCTGGCTCCGAACTGATcaccaggctgctgctcagggcagcacATGTTCAGTCCCGTGCCAAGCAAACCCGGCAAGGCAGCCCCTACCTCACCGCCACATCGCCTGGCTGCGAATAGTCAAGCGTGATTTGATGGTCAACGCCAATGGTCCCACCCACCTGGTCCCACACGCCAGCCCCTGATCCCGGCCTGGAGCCAGCTGTGTGTTTTACACCCTGTACAGTGCTGTAGTGACTGGTACGGCCAGCAGGGGACGCCCTCCTGCTGCTCACCCCGGGCACAATGCCACCCACCCACGGAgatggcagcagctctggggcatGACACAGACACAGCCGCTCTGCACTGCATGCTGGGCCGGTAGCCTCCACCAGCcgcaccccaccaccaccaccaccgttgGCTGGTGCTGTCCCTGCAACCACGTCACCCCTCACTGCAGAGCAGCCACCTCTGACAAGCAGCGGCAGCTGTTctctcccccgctccccccacAGGAGGCTGCCTTTAGCctggaggaggatgggggcagtgggggtggcTAGGCGGTAAGGGGTGGGTCTGGGAGTCACACAGGTTTATAACAGGCTGAGGGGAGCCATGGGACATTTACACCCCAGCCCTAGGGAACAGTCAGCACAGTCCCGGCCTGGCCCCCGGAGCTACCTCAGCTCAGAGCCTGGACCAGGCTAAGCCGCCCAGACTGCTCCAACTCCAGAGGTGCCGGTGACTCTgggagccctggagtagcaggTTCAGGGATTTATCAGCAGGAGAATTCCACTGCCCTGCTCCCTCTAGGCCCTTCCCAGCCGGAATCTGGGCCAACCCCTGCTCCGGCGTCCTGCTCCACATTGCACTGTGCCTCGTTCAGCCGAGCCCCCCTGGCGTTTGCTGCACTGGGATCTAggaaggaagcagcccagggtcTGGGGCAGTCAGGCAGGCCCAGCTTCTGTCTCCCGCCCTGCTCAGCTCACATTCTTGGGCGCTCCTGGAAGGCCAGGAATGCTGCAGCTGGCAgctggtgcgtgtgtgtgtgtacaagccCATGTGCAAGCGGCAGTGGCGGCCTCTAGTGGGGCACACGCGCACCCCAGGAAATGCTGCACCAGGGCTGGGCGTTCTGGCATCATGCTTGCTGGCTGCCGCCCTGCCAGGCTGTGAGCCTGATAAGGGTGGGGCGGGGAGATAGCGGGTGCAGCCagcggtggggccggggatgggaTGAGATGGCTTGACTTTCACTTcctgtgctggggggagctgggtctGTAGGGAGGCAGAGACTgagccagcctggagccccaggcaggggcttGGCTCAGTGGCAGGCCGCAAACCCAACCCCAAAAGGGGCCCCCGGGCCTGGCTAATGCTAGCTacacagccctgctgctgccctcaATCCCAAAGCTGCAGCCCCGACCTCCCCTCTTCCTCGTCTGTCCCTATTggcaacccccccccagccctcttctATGAGCCCTAGTGCACTaaaccagcccccccccagccacagtgTCCTCTGGCTATTTTCTGATGTGCAAGAGCAGAACTTCTGCTGTGGCCCTAACAGTTACTGAAACCATTCTTACCAGCATGTCTGCTGTGGCCAGCTCAGGGCCCGGGAGCACCAGCCGCTGGCCATTTCATGTCGATACCACCGGTGAGGAGGAAGGACCCAGAAATCTCTTGGATCCACACACGAGGATGCCCAAGGAACCCCAGCGTCCTGCACCGAGCAGCCACTATGTGCCAATTGCACCGGAATCCATCAGTTGCTCTTGCCAGGATGGGACCTGCTGGTTAATTCCCCAGCGCTGACTTGCAGAGTAGCAGGGCACTTCTCTCCTTCTGCAGTGCTGCCAGGCCTAGGGATCTCAGGTCACCAGTGGGGTAAGATTGCTGTCCCTGATCCCTTCTCACCTGGTCACAAGCCAGCCTGTGCCATCTCTGCTTGGGATTTACCTAGAGCCTTCAATCTGTCCGTATCTGCCCCAGCTGTAACAGCAGGTTGACCCTGGAGGATGCTGCAGGTAGGGGCTGCGGCTCAGACATGTATCTGCACAGGCTTCACCCAGGGGATGTTAAGGGCAGAAAGATTTCCTGCCCCTCCTATGCCCTGTCTGGCCCAGCCTCCTGCACAAGGATGGATGGCAAAGCTCAGCCCATCTCCGCTCTCAGCTGGGGCTTTTCCTGGGCAACTCCACGAACAGCTGGTAGAGGGCAGAGCCCACAACTGGACGTGCTGGGGGGTGCCCCCTCCAGAGCGCACAGGGCGAGCGGCAGGTCAGACGTGCCAAGGGACGCAGAGCCAGGGCGTTGGTGGGAAGAGGGCATTACACCGAGCACATGCTGGGCtctgggatgcagggaggggagtggccCGGGGGCCAAAGCCCAGCCCTGGCACAGACGTTGGGGGGAGCGGGCCGCAAACCACAGCAGACTGAAGCGCTGTTCAATGCCAAGGTGCAGTTGGCAGGGGCTGGGTCCCAGCAAAGAGCCATGCAATGCAGCACCACGGGGCCCTGGGGTAAATGAAAGGGGGCGGGTGCTCCTGAGCCAGACCCGGCCAGGGTTGTGTTTAAGGACCAGCAGGGGGTGGCAGCTGCTGGAGAGCAGAGAACGTGCCCCACACCCTTTCCTTGCTCTGTGCCCCTggccagcagcccagccccccacaggCAGGAGCTGCCACCAGAGTTGGTTACATTTCCTGTTGGCTGAAGGGctcagcctggggcagggcagagcccagagacgtgccccccaccccctccatgggGCTTGAGCTCCCTCTGACCAGCTAAAGGGAACTAGGCAGGAATGTTCCCTCCGCCGGCCCACCCAGGCCTCTGCCAAGGAGACAGTGCCCAGGAAGTTTTACTCTCCTCTTTCCTCCAGCTGCCAGCTCAGCACCAGTGCCAGGCTGGGACCCTGAGCCCCTTCTGGCCCCCACAGCACCTTGGAGCTGGCCCAGTGCCCGGAGCACCCCCACCAGCCACAGGGGTTTTGCTTTCACCCCCATCGAAGACCTGGGTGCCCCGGCCTGCCACATATATGGAGTCACAGCCTGAAGTCCCAGGACTGGTGCAGCCGCAGCAGGAGCCCATGGAGAGGACACTAACCAGAACCAGCcaccctgcggcccctgggggatgCCTTGTTCCTGCATTCACGATGCCCAGCCTCAGCAGCTCTGTGCCCATCACCTGCCCAAGGAACCACAGGGACAGGGAGCTGATCTACCTGACTCTCAGCCCCCACAGGGcaagggggcatggctggggggaggcggggaacAGACCAGCATACACTCCTGGGGGacctgtgttggagcagatgggagccAATGTGACTGACTGACAGATGCTGGAGGCTGAtccagtcagggcacaggggcatctcttcctcccccattCACACAGCCTGGGCCATGCAGGAATGTGACCATGGTCCCAGGGGCCAAGGGCTCCGACCTCTGGAGGATcacatgctgggagctgtggccCCACATGGCTGCTGTTGGCCCCATTTCATGCCAGTTCAGCCCAGCCTCAGGGCTCCCTGGGGGCACCTGCTGTGACCTTTgttttggggcaggggagaggggctgcagcagccTGAACTGCCCAGTGCCCCCAGCAGGGTGGGCAGCATGTTCGCCGCACAGACTGACTCTCAGCTCCGTGCCCCCTGAGACGATTTGCATAGCAGTACCCAGAATGCTTAGCGCCTCCTGGCATGAGGTCAGACTTCAGGCACCAGGGTTCCAGCTGGCTCCTCTCCACAGCTCATCCAGACGTGTCAACTCCCTGTCTCTGCAGCAAAATCAGCTGGGTTCCTGGGCACCTGTGGGTGCCCCACCCTTACCTACGCAGGGTGCTGGGACACAGAGAGAAGCCCCACTATGCTCCTGGGGTGGGGACAGCTTGGGAAAGGCAGCACCCTCCCCCCTCCAACCACCCCGGACACCTCACTTTTCCCCTGCTCACCCCAGCACTGTGTAGGCACCCACCACACTGCAGGGACCACTcattcctgacccgcagccccgcaGCTTGTCACTGTCCTGACTGCAGCGTGCCAGGCAGGCGGCTCGGCAAACCGGCCTCAGACCGGTCCCAGTCCCTGCAAGAGGCCATGGGGAGGCGTTGGCAGAGCCTGGGTGCGTGTAACTAGCTGGCACAGGACAGAACCATGCAGGCAGGAGAGCAGAGCCAGGGTGGGCAAGCCCTGCAGCCAGCGCTGCCAGCGATGCCCTACAGCCATTTGCCACAGGGGTGTTCGCCTCTGGGCCAAGGACTCTTCACCCCTCGGggtgctccagcagctggggtaaGCTTGAGCTCCATCCCAGAGCATCCTGTGCCCTCACCCCAGGCTCAGTGCTACCCGGCTAAGGGGTCTCCATTATCCTAGCACCACACAGACCTCAGAGCTGGTGCATGCCCATCACCTCCAGGGCAGGCCACCAACCCCATCTCATTCTAGCCAGTGGCTGCACATGGGAGGGGAGgtgccaacccctccccccagcacccagactggACACAGAGTGGGACACAGGGGCTCTGCCCTGTCCCGACGGGCACCAGGCGCTCCCAGACAGCTCACACCACACCTGTAGCAGAAATAGACTTTATTCCTCTGCATGTACACAGCACCCCTGTACTGCAGCTCATTGAACCCCCTGGAAAGCTGGCAGCCCGTCTGGCACAGGGCACCAGGGCCTGGCGTAGCCTCGGGTTTCGCTGCTGGGCTTCAGACACGCCTGCAATACAGGGCAGCTGGAGTGAGAGTGCCCCCCTGGTTCTCACCCCAGCACCCATCAGCAGACCCAGAAGAAAGGCCAGGGGAGCAAGCAAGCGCCTGCCAGGCTTGCAATGGGGCAGAGCCGCCAGCCAGCCAGGCCCCACCTGTCGGACCAGATGAACTATcaatgccccagccctgagcctgctgccacTGTCCCATCCCAAGTGCAGGTGGGGCCTCATTCCTGCCCCATCTGAGAGCCCCCAAGCGCCTGCCACTGCCTGGGCCCAGGCCTTGAGGAGCTGGCCTCGGGCTTaaccctgctgccagctgagcccTAGCCCTCAAGGGGCTGAATCCaggagcccagagctccctccccagATCACTGCAGCAGGCAGTGCCCAGCTCAGGAGTGTGTCTCCACCAGTCACCCTGCTGCCTGGCAGCCAGCCAAGGCTCaatgcagctggaggcagagtcaCCCCGTCTCCCCTGGCAGCCAGCGAGGGAAGGCtgaaaatgcagagtcccctgcacTGCAGGCTGGAGAGACGCCCTCTTCCAGGGCTTAGGAAGTAGGGATGCTTGTGCCCTGCGTCCTGGCATGCCCCCCCAGGGTTACGTACAGGGACTCCCAGGGATCCTCCAAGGGAAGCCAGGGCTATCGGCTTGAGAACCAGCCACGGAAGAAGGTCTCCAGGAAGGAGAAGGGGTCACCCAGGTTTGGAGCGCGGAGTCCCCCCCGCTGCTGCCAGTCGCCCACAAACTGCGCCAGCTCTCCTGGAGAGCAGAAGGAAGGATCAATGGAGCCAAGTGCTCCCAGGCAGTCTCCAATAaccctgccctgactcccccactgGCTCCATTCTCCACCcgcccccaggcccagccagtggcagagcccaaCCCCGGGCCCACACTCACCATCCTCCAGGATGGTGTCCTCTTCCTGAGGGTCCTTGCCCTGCCCACCCTCTGGGATGGTGGTGACAAGGGTCTGATCCCCTCTGCGGCGGGTAACAACGGTCTCTCTGCGCCCCTGGCTGTCCTGCACCGTCCGACGTTCCTCCACAGTCTGAGGATGGGACGGCAGGCACTCGTCACACCCAGCCCGGagcagccctggcctctcccggCCCCACCCGTGGGAGCCCAAGTCTCCGGCAGCCACAAGGCATAGCAGGCAGTGCAGGGTGGGCACTGTGGCTGAGCCAATGGCCAAGGACTATCCCAGCCACCAGCGGGAGCCAAACCAAACACGCCCCGCTCCCAGGCCAACATGTGCAAGCCCCCAGTGAGAAAGGAGGAGACGGCCCTTTCCGCCACAGCCCCGAGGAGTCGGCCCCTCGATGCCTGGCCATGCAGCACTCACCCCATCAGGCCCCGTCACCGTGGTGACAGACACACTCTGGAAATAAGAGTGGGCCTTTGGCTCGCCCGGTCTCAGGACCGTCTCCAGCCCCTCCGAGGAGACTCGGGAATCCAGATCTGTGCAGAGGATGGAAATGCATgaggcaggagctcagggacccCATCCTGGGAAGGGCCCGGGAGAGAGTGGGGCTCTGCAACCATGACCCCAAGATGTGTCTCGTGCCCCAGacggagcagcaggagctcagggccCCGGTGCCCCCTCCCAGTCCTGGGAGCTCCGGAACAGCACCTACCACGGCCAGAACAGCCTGGCAGTCCCAGCTGCACCCTCCCCCCAAAGCTCAGACTCTCATGCAATCCCCCCAGGGCACTAGCTGCCTCCAGACCTGATAGGCGCTGACCTTTGTCCTCTCTGGCACTCGGGGGAGCCGGATGCATCTCTCCCAGCTAGGATGGAAAGCAAAGAGCCAGTTAATGGAGGATGGGGGCATTACAGTGGCAAACAGGACAAGTGATGGGGCCTCTGATGGCTTGTTACAGACCTGTCTGGCTTTCTGGCGGGGCCTATGCCCACCAGCTTGTGCCAGCACCTGCCAGGAGGGCCCCTGCTATCCCTGAGGTACCAACAGAGAGCAAGGGCAGCGCCCCTGCCATGCCAGCAACGAGAGAGATGGCTGCTGCGAGACTCAGATGAGAAGGCTCCCATGTGTTCACTCACCCCAGCAAATGGCCGCCAAGGCCTCatgcctggggctgcagggcccaCACTGTCCCCCAAGTCCCTCCCAGGGACCAGGCCCTCTGCAGAGCTCCTGGGCTGGTGACTGTCCGGATATTTGAGCATCGAGTCCCGCAGCGCCTGCCGTTTCTGCTCCTCACTCAGGTGGCCCGAGGCAGGTGGGGCGGCCTCAGTGCCAGGAAGCTctagggagcagagagggaaagCAGCACATCACACCCCGTTCTACTAACAGCCCTCAGTCGTGATGTGTATCCCCTGCCCCGTGCCGCTGTCCCAACCCTGGGCTATCCCCACCCCAGGgccgctggtgcccctcaatcctgactcgCAGCCCATTATCTCTAGGTGCTCTCTCCAGCAGATGATGCCAATCATAAACAGCAGGGGCTAGAGAAATTCACAGGCAATGGAGCTGTCTGCTCAGAGCCAATACCAGCCCCATACAGGGAAAGGCCCAGCACTACTCTTGACCCAACCCAGCACAGCACCCTACCGAAGGGCTGGCAGGGCAGGGTCCAGGCCCCTATCTCGTTGAAGAGCTCGTTAAAGTCACGGAAAAGCTCATCAAAGCCAAAGTTGTCATGGAAGCGCATCCCGCCAAAGCTGAACCCAAAGTCCTCGGGGCGCACCCCAAATGAGGGGCCTTCGTCTTCGTCGTATTcgtcctcctcatcttcatcccGGGTGATGCCCCCAAAGAAGGGGTCTCGGGGCCtatggcagggggagaggagtcaCGGCAAAGCACATTGGCATTTGAGGGGAAGGCCCCCCACCCTCTGGGGGAATGTCCCACTCCTCAGGGAGCCTTGCCCAGCACCACGACATTGCCAccatgggggaggggtgccagACTTGGGCCtgcggggagagaggggtgctagGATCGGGCTGGGCCTGGGCGGATGAGGAGGGGCCAAGTGGGGTTGGGACCAGGCTTGGGGGACCAAGACGGGGGAGAGGCCAGGCAGCAGAGCCTGGCTCGGGCCAGGGGGACATAAGTGAGCTGAGTTGtgctgggccctggggtgttGGGCTCAGGCCTggtaggggaaggagggtggggcccaggaaggggcagtgatgggggtGCCAGGTTCTGGCCGGGGGACGATGCAGAGCTCAAGcctggggggtgagggaagggccaggctctggctgaggactGGGGGGGGGGCCAAGCCCGGCGAGGGGGGGGGTGCTGAGGGCTTGGGCCGGGGAGTGTGTGCTGGGCTTGGGGAGGGGCCgatcccgggggggggagggttgctgggggctggggctggaggggggaccCTGTGCTCGGGCAGGGGGGCCGAtcccggggggggagggttgctgggggcttggggagcgggggggggccgAGCCCAGGGGGGAAAGGTtgctggggggggcactgggcttggGCGGGGGGGCCGAGCCCTGGGagggggggttgctgggggcttggggagcgggggggggccgagcccggggggggagggttgctgggggctggggccggggggggggcactgggcttggGCGGGGGGGCCGAtcccggggggggagggttgctgggggctggggccggggggggcactgggctcgGGCGGGGGGGCCGagcccggggggggagggttgctggGGGCtcggggagcgggggaggggccgagccggggggggagggttgctggGGCGGGGGAAGAATCCCGGGGGGCCGAgcccggggagggggggttgctgggggctcggggagcgggggaggggccgagcccggggggggagggttgctgggggctggggggggcactgggctcgGGCGGGGGGGCCGagcccggggggggagggttgctgggggctgggggggcactgggctcgGGCGGGGGGGCCGagcccggggggggagggttgctgggggctggggccgggggggggcactgggctcgGGCGGGGGGGCCGagcccggggggggagggttgctgggggctggggccggggggggcactgggcttggGCGGGGGGCCGATCCCGGGGGGGAGGgttgctgggggctggggccggggggggcactgggc
The genomic region above belongs to Gopherus evgoodei ecotype Sinaloan lineage chromosome 24, rGopEvg1_v1.p, whole genome shotgun sequence and contains:
- the HAX1 gene encoding HCLS1-associated protein X-1 isoform X3 codes for the protein MSLYELFRGFFGFPRGRRPRDPFFGGITRDEDEEDEYDEDEGPSFGVRPEDFGFSFGGMRFHDNFGFDELFRDFNELFNEIGAWTLPCQPFELPGTEAAPPASGHLSEEQKRQALRDSMLKYPDSHQPRSSAEGLVPGRDLGDSVGPAAPGMRPWRPFAGLGEMHPAPPSAREDKDLDSRVSSEGLETVLRPGEPKAHSYFQSVSVTTVTGPDGTVEERRTVQDSQGRRETVVTRRRGDQTLVTTIPEGGQGKDPQEEDTILEDGELAQFVGDWQQRGGLRAPNLGDPFSFLETFFRGWFSSR
- the HAX1 gene encoding HCLS1-associated protein X-1 isoform X1, with product MSLYELFRGFFGFPRGRRPRDPFFGGITRDEDEEDEYDEDEGPSFGVRPEDFGFSFGGMRFHDNFGFDELFRDFNELFNEIGAWTLPCQPFELPGTEAAPPASGHLSEEQKRQALRDSMLKYPDSHQPRSSAEGLVPGRDLGDSVGPAAPGMRPWRPFAGLGEMHPAPPSAREDKDLDSRVSSEGLETVLRPGEPKAHSYFQSVSVTTVTGPDGESWRSLWATGSSGGDSALQTWVTPSPSWRPSSVAGSQADSPGFPWRIPGSPCVSEAQQRNPRLRQALVPCARRAASFPGGSMSCSTGVLCTCRGIKSISATGVV
- the HAX1 gene encoding HCLS1-associated protein X-1 isoform X2; the protein is MSLYELFRGFFGFPRGRRPRDPFFGGITRDEDEEDEYDEDEGPSFGVRPEDFGFSFGGMRFHDNFGFDELFRDFNELFNEIGAWTLPCQPFELPGTEAAPPASGHLSEEQKRQALRDSMLKYPDSHQPRSSAEGLVPGRDLGDSVGPAAPGMRPWRPFAGLGEMHPAPPSAREDKDLDSRVSSEGLETVLRPGEPKAHSYFQSVSVTTVTGPDGTVEERRTVQDSQGRRETVVTRRRGDQTLVTTIPEGGQGKDPQEEDTILEDGVSEAQQRNPRLRQALVPCARRAASFPGGSMSCSTGVLCTCRGIKSISATGVV